One region of Quercus lobata isolate SW786 chromosome 2, ValleyOak3.0 Primary Assembly, whole genome shotgun sequence genomic DNA includes:
- the LOC115978207 gene encoding secoisolariciresinol dehydrogenase-like isoform X3, whose protein sequence is MLRSLARDFKFVTDDLLSKRTRFFSTGSRGSRLEGKVALITGAASGLGKATAQEFIQNGAQVIITDIDTHFGPKVTNELGPAAHFVQCDVRDESQVEEAVNIAVSRHGKLDIMYNNAGITGPSIPPSIVDLDLTEFDRVMQINVRGMVAGIKHAARVMIPTGSGSILCISSISGLMGGLGPHPYTISKYTIHGVVKSVASELCRSGVRINCISPGPIPTPMTVGQIAKFYPGATEEQVIKVVNGLGELMGAKCEEIDVARAALYLASDEAKYVTGHNLVVDGGFTTYKSLQFPSLDQIV, encoded by the exons ATGCTCAGATCATTAGCCAG AGACTTCAAGTTTGTCACCGATGATTTGCTTTCGAAGCGTACGAGATTTTTTTCAACGGGAAGCAGAGGAAG CAGGCTAGAAGGAAAAGTAGCCCTAATAACAGGGGCAGCAAGTGGGCTTGGTAAGGCAACAGCTCAAGAATTCATCCAAAATGGGGCCCAAGTCATCATTACTGATATAGACACTCACTTTGGCCCAAAAGTCACCAATGAGCTGGGCCCTGCTGCCCACTTTGTCCAATGTGATGTGAGGGATGAGTCTCAAGTAGAGGAAGCTGTAAACATTGCCGTGTCCCGTCATGGAAAACTCGATATAATGTACAACAATGCCGGAATAACAGGCCCGTCAATCCCTCCGAGCATTGTCGACCTCGACCTCACTGAGTTCGACCGGGTTATGCAAATCAACGTTCGAGGTATGGTTGCAGGGATAAAGCATGCGGCACGTGTCATGATACCTACGGGGTCAGGGTCCATTCTATGCATATCTAGCATAAGTGGACTAATGGGTGGGCTTGGGCCACATCCATACACAATATCCAAATATACAATACATGGGGTTGTGAAGTCTGTTGCCAGTGAGCTATGTCGAAGTGGGGTCCGAATCAATTGCATTTCACCAGGCCCAATTCCCACACCAATGACTGTGGGCCAAATAGCCAAATTTTACCCAGGTGCAACAGAGGAGCAAGTAATTAAAGTTGTGAATGGGCTTGGGGAGCTCATGGGGGCTAAGTGTGAAGAGATAGATGTGGCCCGAGCTGCCTTGTACTTGGCATCAGACGAAGCCAAGTATGTAACAGGTCATAACTTGGTTGTAGATGGAGGGTTCACCACCTATAAAAGTCTTCAGTTCCCTTCTCTTGATCAAATTGTGTAG
- the LOC115976367 gene encoding transcription factor ICE1: MLPRATNGVVWTEGGGGEEEDTASWNRTSNNNEGEAHKDEDNNMGVLSGPLSSFKSMLENEWYINSALNPSHQELHLHGLPNPQDVRDIGFCSNPSDNNSLLLHPLDSSSSCSPSQAFTHPFLPQKSCFSSLINAVCTNPFDNAFDLGLETGLLGPFNPGGSASNSSALMGFAGLSSQIGGHELSSTSEFQQPTRLLPLSDNSAGLGGGFSPTGLEGFDNDNSVSGSALFLNRGKALRPLEVFPQVGTQPTLFQKRAALRQGAEKLGNLEISGGRYGENSEEDLEKRGRRKKKSSEECDFEEGSLDVSGLNYDSDDFNENDNGIGKMEGNVQIGRSNSNANSTVTGGGDQKGKKKGLPAKNLMAERRRRKKLNDRLYMLRSVVPKISKMDRASILGDAIDYLKELLQRINDLHNELESTPPGSLLPSSTSFHPLTPTPPTLPSRVKEELCPSSLPSPKSQPTRVEVRVREGRAVNIHMFCARRPGLLLSTMRALDNLGLDIQQAVISCFNGFALDVFRAEQCREGQDVLPEQIKAVLLDSAGFHGMM, encoded by the exons ATGCTACCGAGAGCTACAAACGGTGTCGTTTGGacagaaggaggaggaggagaagaagaagacacaGCGTCTTGGAACAGAACCAGCAACAACAATGAAGGAGAGGCTCATAAGGACGAGGACAACAACATGGGTGTTCTAAGTGgtcctctctcttccttcaaatcCATGCTTGAAAATGAGTGGTACATCAACAGCGCTCTCAACCCATCTCATCAGGAACTTCATCTCCATGGCCTTCCAAACCCTCAAGATGTTAGAGACATTGGTTTTTGCTCAAACCCAAGTGACAATAACAGTCTTCTTTTGCACCCTTtggattcttcttcttcttgttctccTTCACAGGCGTTCACTCACCCATTCTTGCCTCAGAAATCTTGTTTCTCTTCGCTTATCAACGCTGTTTGCACCAACCCTTTTGACAATGCTTTCGATTTGGGCCTCGAGACCGGGCTGCTCGGCCCGTTTAACCCTGGTGGTTCTGCTTCTAACTCCTCTGCTTTGATGGGCTTCGCTGGGTTGAGTTCTCAGATTGGTGGTCACGAGCTGAGTTCCACCTCCGAGTTTCAACAGCCAACTCGGTTGCTTCCTTTATCAGACAACTCTGCTGGACTTGGTGGTGGGTTTAGCCCTACGGGTCTTGAGGGTTTTGATAATGACAATTCAGTTTCAGGGAGTGCTCTGTTTCTGAACAGAGGAAAGGCTCTGAGACCCCTTGAGGTTTTCCCTCAAGTGGGTACGCAGCCCACACTGTTTCAGAAGCGAGCAGCTCTTCGACAAGGTGCTGAGAAGTTGGGAAATTTGGAGATTTCGGGCGGGAGATATGGCGAAAATTCGGAGGAGGATTTGGAGAAGAGGGGGAGGCGGAAGAAGAAGAGTAGTGAGGAGTGTGATTTTGAGGAAGGAAGCCTTGATGTTTCGGGTTTGAATTACGATTCTGATGACTTTAATGAGAATGATAATGGTATTGGAAAAATGGAGGGGAATGTTCAAATTGGAAGGAGTAATTCTAATGCCAACAGTACTGTTACTGGTGGGGGAGACCAGAAGGGAAAGAAGAAGGGTCTGCCAGCAAAGAATCTTATGGCGGAGAGGAGGCGAAGGAAGAAGCTTAATGATAGGCTCTACATGCTTAGGTCTGTTGTGCCAAAGATTAGCAAG ATGGATAGAGCTTCAATACTTGGGGATGCCATTGACTACTTAAAGGAGCTTCTGCAGAGGATCAATGATCTGCATAATGAACTGGAGTCAACCCCTCCTGGATCTTTGTTGCCATCTTCTACAAGCTTTCATCCTTTGACACCAACTCCTCCTACCCTTCCCAGCCGTGTCAAGGAAGAACTTTGCCCAAGCTCCTTGCCAAGCCCTAAAAGCCAACCTACAAGG GTGGAGGTTAGGGTAAGGGAAGGGAGAGCTGTCAATATCCACATGTTTTGTGCCCGGAGACCAGGTCTCTTGCTTTCCACTATGAGGGCGCTGGACAACCTGGGATTGGACATCCAGCAGGCTGTGATTAGTTGTTTCAATGGGTTTGCTTTGGATGTCTTCAGAGCTGAG CAATGCAGGGAAGGCCAGGATGTCTTGCCTGAGCAAATCAAAGCAGTACTTTTGGATTCGGCTGGCTTCCATGGTATGATGTAA
- the LOC115978207 gene encoding secoisolariciresinol dehydrogenase-like isoform X2: protein MLRSLARCSRDFKFVTDDLLSKRTRFFSTGSRGRLEGKVALITGAASGLGKATAQEFIQNGAQVIITDIDTHFGPKVTNELGPAAHFVQCDVRDESQVEEAVNIAVSRHGKLDIMYNNAGITGPSIPPSIVDLDLTEFDRVMQINVRGMVAGIKHAARVMIPTGSGSILCISSISGLMGGLGPHPYTISKYTIHGVVKSVASELCRSGVRINCISPGPIPTPMTVGQIAKFYPGATEEQVIKVVNGLGELMGAKCEEIDVARAALYLASDEAKYVTGHNLVVDGGFTTYKSLQFPSLDQIV, encoded by the exons ATGCTCAGATCATTAGCCAGGTGTTCAAG AGACTTCAAGTTTGTCACCGATGATTTGCTTTCGAAGCGTACGAGATTTTTTTCAACGGGAAGCAGAGGAAG GCTAGAAGGAAAAGTAGCCCTAATAACAGGGGCAGCAAGTGGGCTTGGTAAGGCAACAGCTCAAGAATTCATCCAAAATGGGGCCCAAGTCATCATTACTGATATAGACACTCACTTTGGCCCAAAAGTCACCAATGAGCTGGGCCCTGCTGCCCACTTTGTCCAATGTGATGTGAGGGATGAGTCTCAAGTAGAGGAAGCTGTAAACATTGCCGTGTCCCGTCATGGAAAACTCGATATAATGTACAACAATGCCGGAATAACAGGCCCGTCAATCCCTCCGAGCATTGTCGACCTCGACCTCACTGAGTTCGACCGGGTTATGCAAATCAACGTTCGAGGTATGGTTGCAGGGATAAAGCATGCGGCACGTGTCATGATACCTACGGGGTCAGGGTCCATTCTATGCATATCTAGCATAAGTGGACTAATGGGTGGGCTTGGGCCACATCCATACACAATATCCAAATATACAATACATGGGGTTGTGAAGTCTGTTGCCAGTGAGCTATGTCGAAGTGGGGTCCGAATCAATTGCATTTCACCAGGCCCAATTCCCACACCAATGACTGTGGGCCAAATAGCCAAATTTTACCCAGGTGCAACAGAGGAGCAAGTAATTAAAGTTGTGAATGGGCTTGGGGAGCTCATGGGGGCTAAGTGTGAAGAGATAGATGTGGCCCGAGCTGCCTTGTACTTGGCATCAGACGAAGCCAAGTATGTAACAGGTCATAACTTGGTTGTAGATGGAGGGTTCACCACCTATAAAAGTCTTCAGTTCCCTTCTCTTGATCAAATTGTGTAG
- the LOC115978207 gene encoding secoisolariciresinol dehydrogenase-like isoform X4 — translation MLRSLARDFKFVTDDLLSKRTRFFSTGSRGRLEGKVALITGAASGLGKATAQEFIQNGAQVIITDIDTHFGPKVTNELGPAAHFVQCDVRDESQVEEAVNIAVSRHGKLDIMYNNAGITGPSIPPSIVDLDLTEFDRVMQINVRGMVAGIKHAARVMIPTGSGSILCISSISGLMGGLGPHPYTISKYTIHGVVKSVASELCRSGVRINCISPGPIPTPMTVGQIAKFYPGATEEQVIKVVNGLGELMGAKCEEIDVARAALYLASDEAKYVTGHNLVVDGGFTTYKSLQFPSLDQIV, via the exons ATGCTCAGATCATTAGCCAG AGACTTCAAGTTTGTCACCGATGATTTGCTTTCGAAGCGTACGAGATTTTTTTCAACGGGAAGCAGAGGAAG GCTAGAAGGAAAAGTAGCCCTAATAACAGGGGCAGCAAGTGGGCTTGGTAAGGCAACAGCTCAAGAATTCATCCAAAATGGGGCCCAAGTCATCATTACTGATATAGACACTCACTTTGGCCCAAAAGTCACCAATGAGCTGGGCCCTGCTGCCCACTTTGTCCAATGTGATGTGAGGGATGAGTCTCAAGTAGAGGAAGCTGTAAACATTGCCGTGTCCCGTCATGGAAAACTCGATATAATGTACAACAATGCCGGAATAACAGGCCCGTCAATCCCTCCGAGCATTGTCGACCTCGACCTCACTGAGTTCGACCGGGTTATGCAAATCAACGTTCGAGGTATGGTTGCAGGGATAAAGCATGCGGCACGTGTCATGATACCTACGGGGTCAGGGTCCATTCTATGCATATCTAGCATAAGTGGACTAATGGGTGGGCTTGGGCCACATCCATACACAATATCCAAATATACAATACATGGGGTTGTGAAGTCTGTTGCCAGTGAGCTATGTCGAAGTGGGGTCCGAATCAATTGCATTTCACCAGGCCCAATTCCCACACCAATGACTGTGGGCCAAATAGCCAAATTTTACCCAGGTGCAACAGAGGAGCAAGTAATTAAAGTTGTGAATGGGCTTGGGGAGCTCATGGGGGCTAAGTGTGAAGAGATAGATGTGGCCCGAGCTGCCTTGTACTTGGCATCAGACGAAGCCAAGTATGTAACAGGTCATAACTTGGTTGTAGATGGAGGGTTCACCACCTATAAAAGTCTTCAGTTCCCTTCTCTTGATCAAATTGTGTAG
- the LOC115978207 gene encoding secoisolariciresinol dehydrogenase-like isoform X1 — translation MLRSLARCSRDFKFVTDDLLSKRTRFFSTGSRGSRLEGKVALITGAASGLGKATAQEFIQNGAQVIITDIDTHFGPKVTNELGPAAHFVQCDVRDESQVEEAVNIAVSRHGKLDIMYNNAGITGPSIPPSIVDLDLTEFDRVMQINVRGMVAGIKHAARVMIPTGSGSILCISSISGLMGGLGPHPYTISKYTIHGVVKSVASELCRSGVRINCISPGPIPTPMTVGQIAKFYPGATEEQVIKVVNGLGELMGAKCEEIDVARAALYLASDEAKYVTGHNLVVDGGFTTYKSLQFPSLDQIV, via the exons ATGCTCAGATCATTAGCCAGGTGTTCAAG AGACTTCAAGTTTGTCACCGATGATTTGCTTTCGAAGCGTACGAGATTTTTTTCAACGGGAAGCAGAGGAAG CAGGCTAGAAGGAAAAGTAGCCCTAATAACAGGGGCAGCAAGTGGGCTTGGTAAGGCAACAGCTCAAGAATTCATCCAAAATGGGGCCCAAGTCATCATTACTGATATAGACACTCACTTTGGCCCAAAAGTCACCAATGAGCTGGGCCCTGCTGCCCACTTTGTCCAATGTGATGTGAGGGATGAGTCTCAAGTAGAGGAAGCTGTAAACATTGCCGTGTCCCGTCATGGAAAACTCGATATAATGTACAACAATGCCGGAATAACAGGCCCGTCAATCCCTCCGAGCATTGTCGACCTCGACCTCACTGAGTTCGACCGGGTTATGCAAATCAACGTTCGAGGTATGGTTGCAGGGATAAAGCATGCGGCACGTGTCATGATACCTACGGGGTCAGGGTCCATTCTATGCATATCTAGCATAAGTGGACTAATGGGTGGGCTTGGGCCACATCCATACACAATATCCAAATATACAATACATGGGGTTGTGAAGTCTGTTGCCAGTGAGCTATGTCGAAGTGGGGTCCGAATCAATTGCATTTCACCAGGCCCAATTCCCACACCAATGACTGTGGGCCAAATAGCCAAATTTTACCCAGGTGCAACAGAGGAGCAAGTAATTAAAGTTGTGAATGGGCTTGGGGAGCTCATGGGGGCTAAGTGTGAAGAGATAGATGTGGCCCGAGCTGCCTTGTACTTGGCATCAGACGAAGCCAAGTATGTAACAGGTCATAACTTGGTTGTAGATGGAGGGTTCACCACCTATAAAAGTCTTCAGTTCCCTTCTCTTGATCAAATTGTGTAG